The DNA window CGAGAGGTTGTAGCCGCGCTGGTCGGGCACGACGACGCGGTAGCCGTCGTTCGCGAGCGGGGCGATCGTCTCGTGCCAGCCGTACCAGAACTCCGGGAAGCCGTGGAGGAGGACGAGGAGCTTCCCGTCCTCGGGGCCCGCCTCGACGACGTGGAGGCGGACGCCGTTCGTCTCGACGAACCGGGAGGTCCCCGGCACGCCCTCCGGGATCTCGTCGGCGGGAACCTCGTCGACCGGAACCTTCCTGGGGCCTGCCTCCGCCGCGTCGGTTACGCTGCCGTCGGCCATACCGGCCGATCGGTCCCGGCCGACTAATAGCTACGTCCGGCGGGTCCGCCGTCGCCCGTCTCGGACCGCGCGGGTTCGAGGTCCGTCACTGGGACGCCGGGGCGAACCGCCCCTCCGCGTCGTTGAGACGCATCCAGTACGTGACGAGCGCCGCGGCGTGTCCCTCCCCGTCGCCGACCCGACGCGCGGTCGCCTTGTACGCCTCGTGGACCGCGGCGGTCAACGGGGCCGCGGTGTCGCGCTCGCCCGCGAATTCCAGGGCGTAGCCGAGGTCCTTGTTCCAGATCGCCAGCGTCCCCAATCCCTCCATCGCCTGGCCGAACTCCCCCGTGAAGTACCCCTCGTACATCTCGAACTCGAGGAAGTCGACGAAGATCGTCGGGTCCACGCCGTTGTCTCGGACGAACTCGACGGCCTCGGCGTCGACCGCGCGGCGGCCGGCGTAGCGCATCTGGAGGCCGAGCTTGAACACCGTCGCGTCGGGGACCGGGCCGACCCGGACGTGGCCGTCCGCGATCGCGTCCAGGAGGTCTCCGGCCCGCTCGTAGCTCGCCTCGGACCCGCCGGCCATGACGTGGTATCCCTCTCGCGGCGACCCGCCGGTGATCGTCGCCTCGAGGAAGTCGGCACCCGCCTCGGCGCACAGCTCCTCGCAGGCGACGGACGTGGCCGGGCGGGTCGTCGACACGTCGACGAGGAGCTGCCCCCGGTCCAGCTCCGCGAGCAACCCGTCCGACCCCTCCATCGTCGCCTCCACCTCGGGCGAGCCGGGCAGCGTCAGGATCACCGCGTCGGCCTCCCGAGCCACCTCCGCCGGGCTTCCCGCGGCTCTCGCGCCGCGGTCGATCGCGTGCGCCACCTGGTCGTCGTCGACGTCGAACACGGTCACGCGGTACCCCGCGTCGAGGAGGCGGTCGACGAGCAGTTTGCCGATGTAGCCGACGCCGATGAGGCCGATAGCGGTCATCGTCGGGGAGTCGTCGGCGACGCACATAAGTCGTGTCCGGCGGCGAGAGTCCTCCACCGAGCGGACGGGGTCGTCCGGGCGTCGCGCGCCGGACCGAGCGGGAAACGCCGGGACGGAGAGGTGACCGACCCCGCCCTCGCGGAACCGCGCGAGAGGTAGAAAGCGTCTTATACGTTGATTTCACAGGGTATCCTGAGGAGTGTTATCACGTGAGTCTCTCTGAAACGTACGGCCGGTACCGCCGGACCCTCAGCGAGGAACCCCTCGCGATCGGGGTCGTTCTCGTGGCCCTCTGGATGGTTTGGACCCTCGCCAGCGGGCTGTTGACGGGGGGGATCCGGATCAGCGGCCTCGCCGCCCTCGTCTGGGACGGGCTGCTCCGGGGGCTGATAATCGGCCTGGCGGGTATCGGACTGTCGATGACGTACAGCATTCTCAACTTCGCGAACTTCGCGCACGGCGACTACCTCACGAGCGGCGCGTTCGCCGGGATGGCCACCAGCTACCTCGTCGCGGGGATCGGCGAGAACAGCGTCGGCGCGCTGCTGCTCGTCGGTGCCGGCGGATCGGTGTTCGGCGGCGCGCTCGGGATCGGCGTCACCACGTCGCCGATCGCGGTCGTTCTCGGGGCGCTCGTCGCGGGCGTCGCCACCGTCGCGCTGGCGCTTTCCATCGACCGGTTCGTGTACAAACCGATCCGCGACGAGAGCGGGATCGCCCTGCTCATCACGAGCATCGGCGTCGCGTTCGCGCTCCGGTACCTCATCCAGTTCGTCTTCGGGGCCGGCGTGCGCGGGACGACCGCGGCCGGGTCGGTGCCCCGGCTGGACGTGCCGGCGTTCGACGGGACGTTCCGGGTCACCGCCCACGACGTCACCCTCATCCTCGTCGCGGCCGGACTGATGCTCGGCGTCCACCTGCTGTTACAGCGGACCAAACTGGGGAAGGCGATGCGCGCGATGTCCGACAACGAGGACCTCGCGCGGATCACGGGGATCCCGACCGAGCGGGTCATCCGCACGACGTGGATCCTCGGCGGCGGGCTCACCGGCGTCGCGGGGTACATGTTCGTCCTCTGGAAGGGGACGCTCGGCTTCAACGACGGCTGGCTCCTGTTGTTGTTGGTGTTCGCCGCGGTCATCCTCGGCGGCATCGGCTCGATCTACGGGGCGATCGGGGGCGGGATCGTCATCGGACTGACCGCCTCGACGTCCGTGATCTGGATCCCCTCCGAGTTCGGGCGCGCCGCCGCGTTCATGGTGATGATCGTGATCCTGTTGTTCAAACCTGAAGGCATCTTCAGCGGGAGGACCACGGCATGAGCGTCGACGACGTTCGCGGCCGGCTCGACGGGCTCTTCGAGCGCGACGTGACGCTGGTGCTCGCGGTCCTCGGCGCGATCTACTTGGCGTACGTTCTCGCCGGGGTCGCGTTCGGGTACGGCCTCCGCGGCCAGCTGAACTCGATCGCGAACCTCACCTTCTACGTCGGCGCGTTCGGCATGCTCGCGCTGGCGTTGAACCTCCACTGGGGGTACACCGGCCTCTTCAACATCGGCATCGTCGGCTTCATGGGCATCGGCGTCTACGTCACCGCGCTCGTCTCGAAGCCGCCGGTGGCGGAGGGCGGTGCCGCGCAGGTCGGCGGGCTCGGCCTCCCGCTCGTCGTCGGCGTGATCGCCGGCGTCGTCGTGGCGGGGCTGTTCGGCCTCCTGGTCGCGTTGCCCGCGCTCCGGCTCCGGGCCGACTACCTCGCGATCGTCACGGTCGCGTTCTCGGAGATCGTCCGGTTCACGATGATGTCCCGGACGTTCCAGGAGGTCACCGTTCCGGACACGATCGACCTCACGGTCGCCGGGGTCCAGCTGTTCAGCTTCGACCCGACCGCGGACACGATCGGGCTCGGCGGCGGGGGCGGGCTCATCCTGAACTACACGGACCCGCTCGAGGCGCTGCTTCGGCTCCTGTTCCTCTGGGAGCCGTACCTCGGCTTCGTCGCGTTCGTCCAGCGGAACTTCATCCCGAACAACCCCAAACCGGTGATAGACGGACTCGTCTACGGGATCGTCCTCCTCGTCTGCGTGGGGCTGTTCTACCTGCTTCTCTCGCGGACCGGCAAGTCGCCGTTCGGCCGGGTGTTGAAGGCCATCCGCGAGGACGAGGACGTCGCGAACGCGCTGGGGAAAGACACCGATCGGTTCAAGCTCACGGCGTTCGTGCTCGGCGCGGCGCTGATGGGGCTCGGCGGGATCCTCTGGTACTCCGGCCGCGGGAGCATCACGCCGCCCTCGTTCCGGCCGAACATCACCTTCTTCGTGTGGATCGCGCTCATCATCGGGGGCGCGGGATCGAACACCGGCAGCTTCCTCGGCGGGGCGATCTTCGCCGGGGTGTTGTACGAGGGGCCGCGGTACGTGAAGAACCTGGTCGAGGCCGCCTTCGAGCTGGGCGACGCGCCGCAGAACTTCGGCGAGGCGGTCGCGGCGTTCGGGTCGCTCGATCCCGTCCCCTTCCTCGTCTACACGCTCGACAGCGTGAGCCAGTTGCGGCTCGTGATCATGGGCGTGGTGTTGATCTGGCTGATGCACAACCGCCCCGAGGGGCTGCTCGGCCACCGCAAGGAGACCGCCTCCAGCGTCGACCTCTCGCGGCCGGGAGGCGACGGGTCGAGCGGGCAGTCGACCGCGGCCGACGGGGGCGAGACGCGATGAGCGGCACCGACGACTCCGTCGCGGACGGCTCGACGCCGGCCGAGGAACCGCTCGAGGACGCGCCGGCCGAGGACGGTTCGACGCCGGCGGAGGACGCACCGACCGAGGACGACTCGACGACAGGGGAGGACGCACCGGCGGAGGTCGGCTCGACGCCGGCCGCCGAGGACGACCCGGACGGAGACGCGGGCGCACCGGCCGACGCGGAGACGCCGGATCGAACCGTCCACGCGCCGGAGGACTCCGACGTGTCGGTCGATTCGACGCCCCTCGAAGTCGAGGGGCTCCGGCGGACGTTCGGCGGCATCGTCGCCGTCGACGACGTCAGCTTCGACGTCGAACAGGGGACGCTCACGGGACTCATCGGTCCGAACGGGGCCGGCAAGTCGACGACGTTCAACCTCATCACCGGGATGTTGGAGCCCGACGCCGGGACGGTCCGGTTCAACGGCGAGGAGATAACCGGCTACCAACCCCACGAGATAGCCAACCGCGGGCTCGTCCGGACGTTCCAGATCGCCCGCGAACTCGAGGAGATGACCGTCCTCGAGAACATGATGCTCGCGCCGAAGGGACAGACCGGGGAGTCGCTGTGGCGGTCGGTGTTACCCCTCACCCGCGGGGACGTGCGCGAACAGGAGACCGAACAGCTCGAGCGCGTGTGGGAGGTGCTCGACTTCTTCGAGATCGACCACCTCGCCGACGAGTACGCGGGGAACCTCTCCGGCGGCCAGCGGAAGCTGCTGGAGATGGCGCGCGCGCTGTTGACCGACCCCGACATGCTGCTCCTCGACGAGCCGTTCGCGGGCGTCAACCCGACGCTGGAGAAGCGGCTGCTCGGTCACATCCACGAGCTGCGCGACCGCGGATACACGTTCCTCATCGTGGAACACGACATGGACCTCATCATGAACAACTGCGAGCGGGTCATCGTCATGCATCAGGGCCGGATCCTGAAGGACGGGACCCCGGCGGAGATCAAGGAGAGCGAGGAGGTCATCGAGGCGTATCTCGGAGGTGAGGTATGAGCCTGCTCGAGGTCCGCGAGCTGGACGCCGGCTACGGCGACCTCCAGATCCTCACGGACGTCGACCTCGACGTCGACGACGAGGAGTACGTCACCATCGTCGGCCCGAACGGGGCCGGCAAGTCCACGGTGATGAAGTCGGTGTTCGGACTGACGACCCACATGGGCGGCACCGTGACCTTCGACGGCGAGGACATAAGCGGGACGAAGCCCGAGGACATCATCCACAAGGGGTTGGGGTACGTCCCACAGAGCGAGAACGTCTTCGCGGAGCTCGACGTCCAGGAGAACCTCGAGATGGGCGCGTACATCCTCGACGAGGTTCCCCAGGAGGCGCTCCGGACCGTCTACGACCGGTTCCCGATACTCGAAGAGCGGAAAGAACAGCGGGCGGGGACGCTGAGCGGCGGCCAGCGACAGATGCTCGCGATGGGTCGCGCGCTGATGCTCGACCCGGAGCTCCTGTTGCTCGACGAGCCGAGTGCCGGCCTCGCGCCCGACCTCGTCGACGAGATGTTCGACAAGATCGACGAGATCAACGAGTCGGGGACCGCGGTCCTGATGGTCGAGCAGAACGCCAAGGAGGCGCTTCGACGCTGTGACCGCGGCTACGTGCTCTCGAACGGTCAGAACCGCTACGAGGACGAGGGGACCGCACTGTTGAACGACGAGGAGGTCCGCCGGGAGTTCCTCGGCGGGTAACTCCCCGGAGCTGCTCGGCCGGTCCGGACCCCGTGTTTCCGATCCAAGCGCCGTTCGCGGGAGCCGTCGCTCACGTCGGTCGCGGTCGCGAAAAAACGGAACTCGGTGCCGGAGCCTCCGCCGATCAGTTCCCGCTCGAGAGCGCCTGCTCGATGACGCTGGAGTAGGAGGACTCGCCGATGTTGAAGCTGATCTGGTCGTACACCTCGCCGTCGAAGGTGTCCTCGAACACGTTGCTGAACCGCTCGGAGAGCTGCTGTCCGTAGTCGTTGTTCACGTACAGCGTCGCGGCGGTCTCGGCCTCGAGCCGCTCGGAGGCGACCTGCGCCATGACCCGTCCCTGGAGCTGGTCGCTCGGGGCGGTCCGGAAGATGTAGTCGTCGTCCTCGAGGTTCGTCACCGACAGCGCGGTGCTGGAGGGCGAACAGCCGACGACCTCGTTCGGGATGAACGTCTCCTGACACACCGGGACGTTGACGCCGGAGGAGGCGGTCCCGCACACCGCCGGAACGCCCGCGCTGACCAGCGACTCCGCGCCGCTGACCCCCTGGTCGGGCGAGGTGTTGGTGTCCTCGAACTGGGCGTTCACGGTGAGGTCGAGGTCGGACTCGTTGACCTGCTGGGCCGGGAGTTCGGCGGCGCGGATCATCGGCTGACCCGTCGACGCCAGGTCCCCGGTCTCGGGGAGCAGGATTCCGACGCTCACCTCGCGGCCGAAGCCGCCGGGCGAGGAGTCCGCGGAGGGACCGGCCCCGTCGGGGTTCTCACCCTCGAAGCTCTGGGTTTCGTTGACGGAGACCGAGTCGGCGTCCTGGCCGGCGAACTCCCAGATGGAGTAGGCCGCGGACGCGGGGTCGCCGTTCTGATCGAAGTTGACCGCGCTCGACGCGCCCTGGTAGTTGATGTCCTCACCGTTCGCGACCGCCTCGACCGCGTCGAGGAACCCTTCCGGGCCGTACTCGGTGCCGCCGGGGTTCGCGATGCGCCGGAGCTGGTCGCGGATCGCGGTGCCGTCGTTCTCGCCCGCGGCGACGTTCGCGAGAATGAGCGCGGCGGCCGAGTCGTACGACTGCGAGGTGAACACGCCCGGCGACTCGTCGTACGTGTCCTGATACAGCGTCTCGAACGCCTCCTGGTTCGGCCCGCCCGCCGCCGGCGCGGTGCCGGTGACGTTGTTCATGTCGTTGCCGACCTGGCCGGGTAACGCGGGGTCCTGGAGCCCGTCGGGGATGAGGATCTCCTCGGCTCCGTCGGACGCGCTGTAGTAGTCACGGAAGAGCTGAATGCCGCTCTCCGGGTAGCCGATGACGGTGAGGAGGTCCGGCCCGCTGCCGCCGCCGCCACCGCCTCCGCCCCCCGAGCAGCCGGCGACGCTGACCGCGCCCGCGACACCGATCCCCTTCAGTACGTCACGCCGTCTCTTGTGGTATGACATATCCCCTCATATAGGGTCCACTTTGATAAGTATATCCCTGTCAATATCTCCACACGTACTGTCAAGCAGGTGGATGAAACGAGCGGGACCTCTCGGGGGGCGGGAGACTGCCCAACCGAGGCTCATGATCGCCAGTTGATGGGAGTCCGGTTTCAACGCGTCGGCGTCGATCCGCGACCGATCCCGTTCACCGACCCCCCGGCCGCTTCGGGTACGACTGGCGGGGACCGTGAGACCGCCGCGCGAGGAGCCGCGCGGTCGCGCGCCGGCGGTCGTCGGGGCGCTCCTCGGTCGTCTCGTCGTAGTGGAGGACCGTCAGTCCGAGGCCGGCCCGCAGGAGCTCGTTCGCCGCGAACCGGTAGCGGTCGGTGCTCGGGCCGGACGGCGTCGGCTCGGCCGACCGGAGGTGCCCCTCGACGAAGAGGTAGCCGCCCTCGGCGAGCGACTCACACAGGTCGGTGAACCGGTCGAGCGTGTGATAGAAGCTCACCGTGACCAGGTCGTACCGACCCGTCGGGAAGTCGTGCTCCGTGGCGTCGGCGTGAACCGTCTCGATCCGCTCCTCGAGCCCGCGCTCCGCCGCCCGCTCCCGGACGATCCGGAGCCCCTCACTCGAGGCGTCGAGCGCGTCGACCTCGTAGCCGGCCGCCGCGAGGAACAGTGCGTTCCGCCCGGTCCCCGTCGCCAGATCGAGCGCCCGGCCATCGGGGATCGAGGGCTCGTAGGAACGGAGGACGGGAGACGGCTCCGGGTCTCGGGGGTACTCGCCGTTCGCGAACCGCCCGTCCCAGTCGGTCGGTTCGTCGCCGTCGGTCATACGCGTCGATCGCCGGAGATCGACATAAATCTCCGCGTCGGGGGTTTCAAGCACGGCACGGTCGCAACCACGTCCATGACCGACGACCAGGAGGCGGAGCGGGACCGTCGGCGAGACGTCGGATCGGAGCCGCGAGAGGAGCCGCCGGAGGTGATCCTCGGCGAGCTGTTGGCCGACCGGGAGGAGACGCTCGCGACCGCCGAGTCGCTGACCGGCGGCCTCGTGGGATCGACGGTGACCGACGTGCCGGGGTCGAGCGCCTACTTCGATCGGGGCTACGTGACATACGCGTACGACGCCAAACGCGAGGAGCTGGGCGTCGCCCGGGAGACGC is part of the Halorubrum aethiopicum genome and encodes:
- a CDS encoding ABC transporter ATP-binding protein, whose protein sequence is MSGTDDSVADGSTPAEEPLEDAPAEDGSTPAEDAPTEDDSTTGEDAPAEVGSTPAAEDDPDGDAGAPADAETPDRTVHAPEDSDVSVDSTPLEVEGLRRTFGGIVAVDDVSFDVEQGTLTGLIGPNGAGKSTTFNLITGMLEPDAGTVRFNGEEITGYQPHEIANRGLVRTFQIARELEEMTVLENMMLAPKGQTGESLWRSVLPLTRGDVREQETEQLERVWEVLDFFEIDHLADEYAGNLSGGQRKLLEMARALLTDPDMLLLDEPFAGVNPTLEKRLLGHIHELRDRGYTFLIVEHDMDLIMNNCERVIVMHQGRILKDGTPAEIKESEEVIEAYLGGEV
- a CDS encoding ABC transporter substrate-binding protein, yielding MSYHKRRRDVLKGIGVAGAVSVAGCSGGGGGGGGGSGPDLLTVIGYPESGIQLFRDYYSASDGAEEILIPDGLQDPALPGQVGNDMNNVTGTAPAAGGPNQEAFETLYQDTYDESPGVFTSQSYDSAAALILANVAAGENDGTAIRDQLRRIANPGGTEYGPEGFLDAVEAVANGEDINYQGASSAVNFDQNGDPASAAYSIWEFAGQDADSVSVNETQSFEGENPDGAGPSADSSPGGFGREVSVGILLPETGDLASTGQPMIRAAELPAQQVNESDLDLTVNAQFEDTNTSPDQGVSGAESLVSAGVPAVCGTASSGVNVPVCQETFIPNEVVGCSPSSTALSVTNLEDDDYIFRTAPSDQLQGRVMAQVASERLEAETAATLYVNNDYGQQLSERFSNVFEDTFDGEVYDQISFNIGESSYSSVIEQALSSGN
- a CDS encoding branched-chain amino acid ABC transporter permease, translated to MSVDDVRGRLDGLFERDVTLVLAVLGAIYLAYVLAGVAFGYGLRGQLNSIANLTFYVGAFGMLALALNLHWGYTGLFNIGIVGFMGIGVYVTALVSKPPVAEGGAAQVGGLGLPLVVGVIAGVVVAGLFGLLVALPALRLRADYLAIVTVAFSEIVRFTMMSRTFQEVTVPDTIDLTVAGVQLFSFDPTADTIGLGGGGGLILNYTDPLEALLRLLFLWEPYLGFVAFVQRNFIPNNPKPVIDGLVYGIVLLVCVGLFYLLLSRTGKSPFGRVLKAIREDEDVANALGKDTDRFKLTAFVLGAALMGLGGILWYSGRGSITPPSFRPNITFFVWIALIIGGAGSNTGSFLGGAIFAGVLYEGPRYVKNLVEAAFELGDAPQNFGEAVAAFGSLDPVPFLVYTLDSVSQLRLVIMGVVLIWLMHNRPEGLLGHRKETASSVDLSRPGGDGSSGQSTAADGGETR
- a CDS encoding NAD(P)-dependent oxidoreductase codes for the protein MTAIGLIGVGYIGKLLVDRLLDAGYRVTVFDVDDDQVAHAIDRGARAAGSPAEVAREADAVILTLPGSPEVEATMEGSDGLLAELDRGQLLVDVSTTRPATSVACEELCAEAGADFLEATITGGSPREGYHVMAGGSEASYERAGDLLDAIADGHVRVGPVPDATVFKLGLQMRYAGRRAVDAEAVEFVRDNGVDPTIFVDFLEFEMYEGYFTGEFGQAMEGLGTLAIWNKDLGYALEFAGERDTAAPLTAAVHEAYKATARRVGDGEGHAAALVTYWMRLNDAEGRFAPASQ
- a CDS encoding branched-chain amino acid ABC transporter permease, with amino-acid sequence MSLSETYGRYRRTLSEEPLAIGVVLVALWMVWTLASGLLTGGIRISGLAALVWDGLLRGLIIGLAGIGLSMTYSILNFANFAHGDYLTSGAFAGMATSYLVAGIGENSVGALLLVGAGGSVFGGALGIGVTTSPIAVVLGALVAGVATVALALSIDRFVYKPIRDESGIALLITSIGVAFALRYLIQFVFGAGVRGTTAAGSVPRLDVPAFDGTFRVTAHDVTLILVAAGLMLGVHLLLQRTKLGKAMRAMSDNEDLARITGIPTERVIRTTWILGGGLTGVAGYMFVLWKGTLGFNDGWLLLLLVFAAVILGGIGSIYGAIGGGIVIGLTASTSVIWIPSEFGRAAAFMVMIVILLFKPEGIFSGRTTA
- a CDS encoding class I SAM-dependent methyltransferase encodes the protein MTDGDEPTDWDGRFANGEYPRDPEPSPVLRSYEPSIPDGRALDLATGTGRNALFLAAAGYEVDALDASSEGLRIVRERAAERGLEERIETVHADATEHDFPTGRYDLVTVSFYHTLDRFTDLCESLAEGGYLFVEGHLRSAEPTPSGPSTDRYRFAANELLRAGLGLTVLHYDETTEERPDDRRRATARLLARRSHGPRQSYPKRPGGR
- a CDS encoding ABC transporter ATP-binding protein encodes the protein MSLLEVRELDAGYGDLQILTDVDLDVDDEEYVTIVGPNGAGKSTVMKSVFGLTTHMGGTVTFDGEDISGTKPEDIIHKGLGYVPQSENVFAELDVQENLEMGAYILDEVPQEALRTVYDRFPILEERKEQRAGTLSGGQRQMLAMGRALMLDPELLLLDEPSAGLAPDLVDEMFDKIDEINESGTAVLMVEQNAKEALRRCDRGYVLSNGQNRYEDEGTALLNDEEVRREFLGG